The sequence below is a genomic window from Nostoc flagelliforme CCNUN1.
TGGGGAGTGGGGAGTGGGGAGTGAGGGAGATGAGGGAGAAATAAGTAATGAATGCCCCATTCCCAAATTCAATACATCAGACTGTCAAACCAGAAAGCATCTCGTAGGATTATAGATGTTGAGGTGCGATCGCAAAATTACCTGTGGCTAATCAAGAAGACAACGCCCAATCTCTGGCGCGAACCCCTTTATATCAAGTGGGTGTAGAACTTAAAGCACGCTTTACCAGCTTTGGCGGTTGGGAAATGCCTGTGCAATTTAGTGGCATTAGCCGCGAACACGAGGCTGTAAGAAATACAGCCGGAATGTTCGATATTTCCCACATGGGCAAATTTACCCTCCAAGGTAAAAACCTCATTTCCCAACTCCAGCCTCTAGTGCCTTCAGACTTGAGTCGTTTGCAACCCGGTCAAGCACAATACACCGTATTGTTAAATCCCCAAGCCGGAATTATTGACGATATCATTGTTTATTACCAAGGTGAAGACACCATTGGTATACAGAAGGCATTTATCATCGTCAATGCGGCAACCTCTGCTAAAGATAAAGCATGGCTATTGCAACACCTTGACTTGGGTAAAGTGCAATTCCAAGACCTTTCACCAGATAAAGCCTTAATTGCCGTGCAAGGGCCAAAAGCAATTAAATACCTCCAGCCATTAGTGGAAGAAGACTTACAATCAATCAAAACCTTCGGACATTTAGAAGCAACCCTACTAGGGAAACTTGCCTTCCTAGCCCGCACAGGTTACACCGGAGAAGATGGCTTTGAGGTGATGGTAGATCCGGATGTGGGGGTAGAATTGTGGTTAAGTCTCCATAATGCTGGTGTTATCCCCTGTGGACTCGGTGCGAGAGACACTCTGCGGCTAGAAGCGGCGATGGCACTTTACGGACAAGATATCGATGACACCACCACACCGTTAGAAGCAGGTTTGGGGTGGCTAGTTCACTTAGATAGCAAAGGCGAATTTATTGGTCGGGAAATTTTAGCACAGCAAAAAGCCGCTGGAGTGCAGCGCCGATTGGTGGGTTTACAAACCCAAGGACGCAACATTGCCCGTCACGGCTATCAAGTGTTATCAGCAGGTAAAGTTGTGGGAGAAATTTCCAGTGGCACTCTGTCGCCTACACTTGGTTATCCCATTGCCTTAGCTTACGTTCCTACCCAACTAGCAACCATCGGTCAACAGCTAGAAGTCGAAATTCGCGGCAAAGCTTACC
It includes:
- the gcvT gene encoding glycine cleavage system aminomethyltransferase GcvT; translation: MANQEDNAQSLARTPLYQVGVELKARFTSFGGWEMPVQFSGISREHEAVRNTAGMFDISHMGKFTLQGKNLISQLQPLVPSDLSRLQPGQAQYTVLLNPQAGIIDDIIVYYQGEDTIGIQKAFIIVNAATSAKDKAWLLQHLDLGKVQFQDLSPDKALIAVQGPKAIKYLQPLVEEDLQSIKTFGHLEATLLGKLAFLARTGYTGEDGFEVMVDPDVGVELWLSLHNAGVIPCGLGARDTLRLEAAMALYGQDIDDTTTPLEAGLGWLVHLDSKGEFIGREILAQQKAAGVQRRLVGLQTQGRNIARHGYQVLSAGKVVGEISSGTLSPTLGYPIALAYVPTQLATIGQQLEVEIRGKAYPGVVVKRPFYRSKNRVAN